The window AATACCATGCATGTTATTTCTTCCACAAGTTCCCTGGACTCCAAGAGGAAGTTCCTTTGTCCTCCCCATTCAGTCCAGCTACCTGAATGTACCTtatcctgctgctcttcccaccGGAGCTGGAAGAAAGGCTTGATGGAGAGACAAGGAGGATTGCTTGGCATGGCAGAGGGAAGCCAGGCTGCAACCCCCTGAGCTACAAAAGCTTTGCGTTATCCTTCTTGCCTCCATCCCTTTATCCTTGAAACTTCCATTGAAGCCCAAGAAGCCAGTTTGTGGAAGAGGGCGTTGGTAAGACGATCCACGCCATTACTTATAATTCCTTGTTACTATACATTTTTGCTGGATGTAACAAAGCAGAGCCCCGGAGTGTCCCGTCTCTCTCAGGCAAGCGCTGGCACTGCCCGCTCCGCAGGGAGCAGCGGCGCTGCCGCCGGGccagccaggctctggggagggggcggcTGGGGACACATCCCAAGGGACGGGGCCCGCGACCTCCACCCCATCCAGGGACTGCCGGCTGCTCCGGAGTGCCCGCTGTGAGGTGCGGGGAGGCGGGGCGAGAGCGGGGCCCCACCCCCGAGCAACAATAAgaactaaattaaaataaaatgttaaaaactgccagggcagaggcagtgaTTTGAGGGGAGGGTTGCAGCGGGGGGGCAGGGACGCGGCCGGcgctgtgtgtgtgtgaggtgtgtgagGGGGTGTGAGGTGTGTGAggtgtgtggggggggggggggggcggctGCGGGTGCCGGCGGCGCCACGCGCCGGGCGCGCGCGGGGGCGGGGGCGCGCGCGGGGGAGGGcgcgggcgggggcgcggcggcggcgggcgcgcgTGGCGCGGCGCGCGCGGCGCGTGCGGCCGGCGGGGCCcgcgagcggcggcggcggcgcgtTGATAAGGGGCCGGCCGGCAGCGGGGCTCGCCGCAGaggcgcggagcggcggcgggagaGCACGGGCATGGGGGTGAACTGCCCCGCGCTGCCCACCCCCGCCGCCTTTGTCTCGCTTTAAatttagttttgattttttttattattattttaaaagtttgggttgtttccttttttttttttttttccgccCGCCGCCACCGTGGCCGCCCGGCGATGAACGGCGGGGCTCTGCCGCCGCTGCCTCCCGCCGCAccccgcggccgccggcggCCCGCCTCCCCCGAGCTGCTGCGCTGCAAGCGCCGCCTGGCCTTCGCCGCCCTGCCGGGCaccggggcggccgcggccgccgtGGCCCGTCGGAACGAGCGGGAGCGCAACCGAGTGCGGCTCGTCAACCTGGGCTTCGCCGCCCTCCGCCAGCACGTCCCCCACGGCGCCGCTAGCAAGAAGATGAGCAAGGTGGAGACCCTCCGCTCCGCCGTCGAGTACATCCGCGCCCTGCAGCGGCTCCTCGACGAGCACGACGCCGCCGCCTCTTTCCCCGACGGCCGCGGGCGGGTGGCCGTCGGGGAAgttggcggcggcggcggctaCTCCTCAGCTTCCCCCTCCTTCGCCTCCTCGGCGCCCGGCTCGCCCTGCTCCTCCGAGGAGAGCGGCTACGACGCGGCGCTCAGCCCCGAGGAGCGGGAGCTGCTGGACTTCACCAGCTGGCTGGGGAGCTACTGACACGGCGGGAGGTGAGGGGCAGCCGGAGGGCAGCGGGCACCGCTTCCTCCCCCAGCGCTCGGGGGAGCGGGGCACGAACCCACCGGGGCTCTCCTCACGTCTCTCCGCAGCCGCGCTCAGCCCGCAGCACGTCGGCACCCGCGGTCTCGGCggcagcagcatcccctccAAAGTACCGACCTGCACCCCGGCGGGGCCCCGCTGGCTGCTTTTCTCGCCTGGTTCAGGCGTCGTCTTGTGGCTGTGGGAAGTGCAATGGGGTCTCTGACTGCGGGGTCCCGCTGCTCCACGGAGGCAGCGGCTCTGCCTGCCCGCCGGGAGCTGCCGGAGAGGATGTCCGAGCGAACCTGCTTCCCCCCGCCGCCGCTGTCTTATGTTGCTttggaggggtggaaaaaaaaaaaagaaaaaaaaattagaaacacTTGATGCTTCCTTGTTTCTGGAGGGGGAGGGAATTTTTTATCATGTCAGAGTCTATTTTATATGTAACTTGAACTGCCTATAGGGACACTGGTGTATGAAGACTTATTTTTCTACAAGAAACCTTAGAGAAAAGGGATGAGATGGTTCTATTTTAGCAGATCCTATCCACTCGTTCTTGAACACTACCAGCTGGAATGTTTTGGGAACATACACGGTATAGATGAAAAGGTGTTCGTTTGGgtcttttttaattattctctCCAAACACTTTGGTAAAAGACTATAAAGTCATGTTGTGTTTTAACGTGGTGTCTGAGTTTGCCTGGTGTGAAGGTCCACTTCtctgaaaactgaagtttttaaaacaaaaaaagattgAAGGCATTTTTGTATGCACTTGCTAGGATTTTTCAAGTTGTACATATGCAGTTTTTAAGAGAGTATCATATTTTATGTAAATTgactttataaataaaaatctatttataaATGGCTTCAGGGCTGTAAGATGTGTGTTGGCCAGAATTGCCCAAGGTGACTTAACTATGGCCTgaaggggtgggagaggggagtAACGAGCaacacagcagagaggcagTTCTCCCTGGACCAGGTTTCATGTGCAGAAGGGAATAAGGAGCAGCATAGCATAATCTCCAGGcttactttttttctcccattcgAGTTTTATAAATTCAGCTTTtggagcaggtcctgcaggggAGGTGTGTGGAGAGCTGCAGATGTGCATAGGAGACAAGGCAGGCTCGGTGCTGGTAACCCCTGTCCTGAACATGGaaactgcaggagctgtgttGCCCCtgcctgggatagtgggagagTTGTGGGAAGGCAAAGAGGAAGTGGGTATCTGAAGtctgtcctggcagcagctctcaggaggTAGGTTGGGGTGCCTTTATTCAGGGG is drawn from Prinia subflava isolate CZ2003 ecotype Zambia chromosome 5, Cam_Psub_1.2, whole genome shotgun sequence and contains these coding sequences:
- the ASCL2 gene encoding achaete-scute homolog 2; translation: MNGGALPPLPPAAPRGRRRPASPELLRCKRRLAFAALPGTGAAAAAVARRNERERNRVRLVNLGFAALRQHVPHGAASKKMSKVETLRSAVEYIRALQRLLDEHDAAASFPDGRGRVAVGEVGGGGGYSSASPSFASSAPGSPCSSEESGYDAALSPEERELLDFTSWLGSY